In the Thermoplasmata archaeon genome, one interval contains:
- a CDS encoding SHOCT domain-containing protein, whose product MATSAPHLRSDPAFWIVLAAALGILATLASGNGWWFEFLRPRLSSADGWTLRGVVGIAFAAVALVFAAKAVWMTPPSAGAARTPLPAQAILDARYAKGEITRDDYLRMRSDLEGPKR is encoded by the coding sequence ATGGCGACGTCCGCGCCCCACCTTCGTTCGGATCCGGCGTTCTGGATCGTCTTGGCGGCCGCGCTCGGGATCCTCGCGACCCTCGCATCGGGGAACGGGTGGTGGTTCGAGTTCCTGCGGCCGCGCCTCTCCTCGGCGGACGGATGGACCCTCCGAGGCGTCGTGGGCATCGCGTTCGCGGCGGTCGCGCTCGTCTTCGCGGCCAAGGCGGTCTGGATGACGCCGCCGTCCGCGGGCGCCGCTCGGACCCCGCTGCCTGCGCAGGCGATCCTCGACGCTCGCTACGCAAAGGGGGAAATCACGCGCGACGATTACCTTCGGATGCGCTCGGACCTCGAGGGCCCGAAGCGCTGA